Proteins encoded in a region of the Pseudothermotoga elfii DSM 9442 = NBRC 107921 genome:
- a CDS encoding MFS transporter, whose translation MVLLILLNADQMVMSPTIGMIEEEFGVSDAQIGLVGAIFTVIGALISLVWGYLADKFNRKNLLLYSVLVGEIPCLMTAFSGSFSQLFLWRALTGIGVGASFPIVYSLVADMFDEVSRGKIVAFLTSAISIGNILGMVIGGFVGPSFGWRIPFVIVSLPNVFLTIAAFFVLKEPKRGAFEKGIGELVRAGYTYPKIPKFRDYAKLVTIKTNLFLFLQGILGTVPWGAIPYFLVEYFRRERGLSVEIATIVFLVFGLGNILGTVVGGWIGTKLYKRSRSILPVFCGISTAAGVLLTIITIDYHATGPGGLFVLGTLGLFAAMTDSITGPNVKFMLINVNEPQDRGRIFSIFNLTDSLGTGVGRWIGGALSIVFGSLGIAMKISAYFWFGCTVFLMILSIYFSKDVQSLENKMIALGKSKL comes from the coding sequence ATGGTTTTGCTTATTCTGTTGAACGCAGATCAAATGGTAATGTCTCCAACTATAGGGATGATTGAAGAAGAATTTGGTGTTAGTGACGCTCAGATAGGACTGGTTGGGGCTATATTCACAGTAATAGGAGCTCTTATAAGTTTGGTGTGGGGATATCTGGCAGACAAATTTAACAGGAAGAACTTATTGCTTTACTCTGTACTTGTTGGAGAAATACCGTGCTTGATGACGGCTTTTTCTGGTTCTTTTTCCCAGCTTTTTCTCTGGAGAGCGCTAACCGGCATAGGGGTTGGTGCAAGTTTTCCTATCGTTTATTCACTTGTCGCAGATATGTTTGATGAAGTGAGCAGAGGAAAAATAGTTGCTTTCTTGACGTCGGCTATATCAATTGGAAATATTCTCGGTATGGTTATTGGGGGCTTTGTTGGTCCAAGTTTTGGATGGAGGATTCCATTTGTCATTGTTTCTCTACCAAATGTTTTTCTCACCATAGCCGCTTTTTTTGTTCTAAAAGAACCGAAGCGTGGTGCATTTGAGAAGGGTATTGGTGAACTCGTGAGGGCTGGTTACACTTATCCGAAAATTCCAAAATTTCGAGATTATGCAAAGTTGGTCACTATAAAGACAAACCTCTTTTTATTTCTTCAAGGAATTCTCGGTACTGTGCCATGGGGAGCAATCCCGTATTTCTTAGTTGAGTATTTCAGAAGAGAAAGAGGTTTATCTGTCGAGATTGCAACGATCGTCTTTCTCGTTTTCGGTTTAGGAAATATTCTTGGGACGGTTGTCGGTGGGTGGATAGGCACAAAGTTATATAAACGGTCCAGATCCATACTACCTGTTTTTTGCGGCATCAGTACTGCAGCAGGAGTATTGCTAACAATTATTACAATTGATTATCACGCAACAGGGCCAGGTGGTTTATTTGTACTTGGGACTCTTGGATTGTTTGCGGCCATGACAGATAGTATTACTGGACCGAATGTGAAATTCATGCTGATCAATGTAAACGAGCCTCAGGATAGAGGAAGAATTTTTTCAATTTTTAATCTTACAGATTCACTTGGTACAGGAGTGGGTAGGTGGATTGGAGGAGCTTTGTCAATAGTTTTTGGTTCTCTTGGCATCGCTATGAAAATCTCAGCGTATTTTTGGTTCGGTTGCACAGTTTTTTTGATGATCCTGTCCATCTATTTTTCAAAAGATGTTCAATCTCTTGAAAATAAAATGATCGCACTTGGAAAATCAAAACTGTAA
- a CDS encoding DMT family transporter, with amino-acid sequence MYLLFSLLMWSSMEVLTKPLMQQVDPFFLTFFRFLVGGIFLVIFAKKKISLKDAGVLALIGCLNGVVSMSLLQLSIKFSNASTAATLVATNPLFVSIFAFALGKEKLNFKKFVGVVVGLIGIFVLSYGKVEGDSTFGLICGVGAAITFALYTVLMKDFTLKYGSMNATAFSTLFAGIVYGAILLLAGKLDIPEVALNGWIILLYSAIFVTGLAYVTFFKAVEKLGPSRASLVFYLKPAVASFFAFLILSEPVGIFKFVGTAIIIVALFIK; translated from the coding sequence GTGTATCTGCTGTTCTCGCTTTTAATGTGGTCTTCTATGGAAGTGCTCACAAAACCCCTAATGCAGCAGGTAGATCCATTTTTTTTGACATTCTTCAGATTTCTTGTCGGAGGTATTTTTCTCGTAATTTTTGCAAAGAAGAAGATCTCACTTAAAGATGCCGGGGTGCTTGCACTGATAGGTTGCCTGAATGGTGTTGTTTCGATGTCTCTGCTGCAATTGTCGATTAAGTTTTCTAATGCATCGACTGCAGCTACTTTGGTGGCGACTAATCCTCTGTTTGTAAGTATTTTTGCATTTGCCTTGGGAAAGGAAAAACTCAATTTTAAAAAATTTGTTGGTGTTGTTGTTGGTTTGATAGGTATATTTGTTTTATCCTATGGCAAAGTTGAAGGAGATAGTACTTTTGGTTTAATTTGCGGTGTCGGTGCGGCTATTACTTTTGCTCTTTATACGGTTTTGATGAAAGATTTTACCTTGAAGTACGGATCAATGAACGCTACAGCATTTTCCACATTGTTTGCCGGGATAGTCTATGGGGCGATTTTATTGCTCGCAGGTAAGCTCGATATCCCGGAAGTGGCACTTAATGGCTGGATAATATTGCTTTATTCGGCCATTTTTGTTACCGGGCTTGCTTATGTTACCTTTTTCAAAGCTGTGGAAAAGCTTGGACCAAGCAGAGCCAGTTTGGTATTCTATCTGAAGCCAGCTGTGGCGAGCTTCTTTGCTTTTTTAATTCTGTCTGAGCCTGTGGGAATATTCAAATTTGTTGGAACTGCGATTATAATTGTTGCTCTGTTTATAAAATAA
- a CDS encoding HD domain-containing phosphohydrolase, giving the protein MKFRVIVLLIFCTCTIFSVSLKIGVYHNPPLIDFMDGKVSGLYSEIIQEIANANNWQVEYVYGEFSQLLDNLQAGKIDLMTAVAFTEERAKIIDYNRESVILNWGVACSKKQIDSFLDLDNKIIAVVEKDVYADYLERQAGDFNFQLRFFVVEDYEEALKAVKDGLADIAIVSRIFAAKNAKRYSLKISGVVFSPVELRFAFPKGAQQNHVLTEQIDNYLSSLKSDSSRYNTLISRYLGTYVEEKVIPRWLSTILILSIFGVALLALWIISLRKIVQRRTQQLEKIVSDLDKKNEELTSANEEIRAQDQEIRAINEELEKTLEDLEISIRRFARSMNLFNRLVTDTENEQFYQDILEILNSILPDCSTAVVSENTCYLQTSTGTKHILNVDFFSANDGRFDGIPKEFEFPELGKVSETLCLTANEKLLLLLFNHSERKLSEEFLKLVEAAASALKAFITIRNYENEQQRMHQRVIDVLLSALSYHEPYTVEHSSRAQKYAVKIAEYLNLEGERIAKVYWASLIHDIGKLAIPREILRKPSKLSPHEYELVKKHPVVAAELLEKAGLSDIAKIVRHHHERYDGSGYPDGLRGEQIPVESKIISVVDAFDAMTSDRPYRPRLSKEDAIKEIKMNSGTQFDPVVVNVFLKIMEQEIDKNSKE; this is encoded by the coding sequence ATGAAATTTCGAGTAATCGTTTTACTTATATTTTGTACGTGTACGATCTTTTCTGTAAGCTTAAAAATAGGCGTTTATCATAATCCACCATTAATTGATTTCATGGATGGAAAAGTTTCTGGTTTGTATTCTGAGATAATTCAGGAAATTGCAAATGCAAATAACTGGCAAGTTGAATATGTTTATGGAGAATTTTCACAACTCTTGGATAATTTACAAGCAGGAAAAATAGACCTTATGACTGCTGTGGCGTTTACTGAGGAAAGAGCAAAAATTATCGATTACAACAGAGAGTCTGTTATATTGAACTGGGGTGTTGCCTGCTCAAAAAAGCAAATTGATAGTTTTTTAGATTTGGATAATAAAATTATTGCAGTAGTTGAAAAAGATGTCTATGCAGATTATTTAGAGAGACAGGCTGGTGACTTTAATTTTCAGTTGAGATTTTTCGTTGTCGAGGATTACGAAGAAGCTCTGAAAGCTGTAAAAGATGGTTTAGCAGACATTGCGATTGTGAGCAGAATATTCGCTGCAAAAAATGCTAAGCGATATTCTCTAAAAATAAGCGGAGTTGTTTTTTCCCCTGTCGAGTTGCGTTTTGCTTTTCCAAAAGGGGCTCAACAAAATCACGTTCTTACCGAGCAGATTGACAATTATCTATCTTCATTGAAATCTGATTCATCTCGATATAATACTCTAATTTCACGGTATCTCGGAACCTACGTTGAAGAAAAAGTAATACCTCGATGGTTAAGCACAATTTTGATTCTATCAATTTTCGGGGTGGCTTTACTTGCACTCTGGATAATTTCTCTGAGAAAAATTGTTCAAAGGCGTACTCAGCAACTTGAGAAAATTGTGAGTGATCTGGATAAAAAAAATGAAGAGCTCACATCTGCCAACGAGGAAATACGGGCACAGGATCAGGAAATCAGAGCTATAAATGAGGAACTTGAAAAAACCTTAGAAGATCTTGAAATCTCTATCCGGCGTTTTGCACGATCTATGAATTTGTTTAATCGGCTCGTTACAGATACCGAGAATGAGCAATTTTATCAAGATATACTGGAAATTTTGAATTCCATTTTACCAGATTGCTCAACGGCGGTTGTTAGCGAAAATACATGCTATTTACAAACATCCACTGGAACAAAACACATTTTGAATGTAGATTTTTTCAGCGCAAATGATGGTAGATTTGATGGGATTCCGAAAGAATTTGAATTTCCCGAATTGGGAAAAGTTTCAGAAACTCTTTGCTTGACAGCTAATGAAAAGTTACTTCTGTTGCTTTTCAATCATTCTGAGCGGAAACTTTCTGAGGAATTTCTCAAGCTTGTAGAAGCAGCTGCAAGTGCCCTGAAAGCTTTCATCACAATAAGAAATTACGAAAATGAGCAGCAAAGAATGCATCAGAGGGTAATAGATGTTCTTCTTTCGGCTTTGAGCTATCACGAACCGTATACAGTGGAACATTCTTCTCGGGCACAAAAATACGCTGTAAAGATAGCCGAATATCTGAATCTTGAGGGTGAGAGAATAGCAAAAGTTTATTGGGCAAGTTTGATTCATGATATCGGAAAATTGGCAATACCAAGGGAAATTCTGCGTAAGCCGTCAAAGTTATCTCCCCACGAATATGAGCTTGTGAAAAAACATCCCGTAGTTGCCGCGGAGTTACTTGAAAAAGCCGGTTTAAGCGATATAGCAAAAATAGTACGTCACCACCACGAGAGATACGATGGCAGTGGTTATCCAGATGGCTTAAGAGGTGAGCAGATACCTGTTGAATCAAAAATAATATCTGTTGTTGACGCATTTGACGCCATGACAAGTGACAGGCCTTACAGGCCACGTTTATCTAAAGAGGATGCTATCAAAGAGATAAAGATGAACTCTGGAACCCAGTTTGATCCAGTTGTTGTTAATGTGTTTTTGAAGATTATGGAGCAGGAGATTGATAAAAATTCAAAGGAGTGA
- a CDS encoding ABC transporter substrate-binding protein — protein sequence MKKLFLMVFILTVICSNIFSAGKLNVSTWGFNLDLLDKNISKPFFEKYGVEIVREIGNNSVRLTKLISQKNNPVIDVVHFVDYYAALALKNGLLQPIDISKLSNYNDLYEFAKDPLGNHYGIGYTVYSLGIVYRTDKIKRPVTSWKDFWSEDVADHISLPNITTTQGPALMMHFNKIFGQDAYDPELNAAFEKVVQLSKNVVTFYNTSSELINLFKMGEVWMAPVTRFSWGQFLETGLPLAWVIPEEGMLGFLNVVCIINGAKNMESSYKYIDFIISQEVQQAEAMDLVDSPVNVKVSVPPEIAEKLTYGKEHINSLVFYDANFIVENYDRWIDKWNRMIAQ from the coding sequence ATGAAAAAGCTTTTTTTGATGGTATTCATCTTAACTGTGATTTGCAGCAATATCTTTTCAGCGGGAAAACTTAATGTTTCAACATGGGGTTTCAACCTCGATTTACTTGACAAAAACATTTCAAAACCGTTTTTCGAGAAATACGGTGTAGAAATAGTGCGCGAAATTGGCAACAACTCAGTTAGATTAACGAAACTGATCTCCCAGAAAAATAACCCAGTAATAGATGTGGTTCATTTTGTTGATTACTACGCCGCTCTTGCCTTAAAAAATGGTCTCCTTCAGCCAATCGACATTAGCAAATTAAGCAACTACAACGACCTGTATGAATTTGCCAAAGATCCGTTAGGAAACCATTATGGTATTGGCTATACTGTTTACAGCCTTGGAATCGTCTATAGAACTGACAAAATAAAAAGACCTGTTACTTCTTGGAAAGATTTCTGGTCAGAAGATGTTGCAGACCACATAAGCCTTCCAAACATTACAACGACACAGGGTCCGGCACTCATGATGCATTTCAATAAAATCTTTGGACAGGATGCATACGATCCCGAACTCAACGCCGCTTTTGAAAAAGTTGTACAGCTATCAAAAAATGTTGTTACTTTTTACAATACGTCGTCAGAGCTGATCAATCTGTTCAAAATGGGCGAAGTCTGGATGGCACCTGTTACGAGATTCTCATGGGGCCAATTTCTTGAAACAGGTTTACCGTTAGCATGGGTTATACCAGAAGAAGGCATGCTTGGATTTCTCAATGTCGTCTGCATAATAAATGGTGCAAAGAACATGGAAAGTTCTTATAAATATATAGATTTCATTATAAGCCAAGAAGTTCAACAGGCTGAAGCTATGGATTTAGTGGACTCCCCTGTAAATGTGAAAGTATCTGTACCACCAGAAATAGCAGAAAAATTAACCTATGGAAAAGAACACATAAATTCACTTGTATTTTATGATGCGAATTTTATCGTTGAGAATTACGATAGATGGATTGATAAATGGAACAGGATGATAGCTCAGTAA
- a CDS encoding ABC transporter permease has protein sequence MRKYFLILPAILFLIIFFVLPLTFVITQSIYQPDKGWSVDSYSKFFTQKVSRNAYTRSLTIGLLVTAVSLLTGYPAAMAISNIKNDSLKGLLMTLIVFPLMTNSVARTFSWLAVLGREGLVNNLLAALGILDNPVRLLYTPGAVFFGLLQLFLPLMIISLVSALENLPKEVPLAAKSLGANGYNLFFRIYLPLTSEGIVSGCTLVFTGCITAYVTPAVLGGSRVLMLSTLLYQKASVTLDWNMATVIAVIMFLTTLLINYISRKLSNLGVSK, from the coding sequence ATGAGAAAGTATTTTCTCATCCTGCCAGCCATACTTTTTCTGATAATTTTTTTCGTTTTACCATTAACATTTGTAATAACACAGAGCATTTATCAGCCTGATAAAGGATGGAGTGTTGACAGCTATTCAAAGTTTTTCACACAAAAAGTATCTCGAAATGCTTATACAAGGAGCCTTACTATAGGATTGCTCGTGACTGCTGTCTCACTCCTTACTGGCTATCCAGCAGCCATGGCGATATCAAACATTAAAAATGATTCACTCAAAGGCTTGCTAATGACATTAATTGTATTTCCCCTCATGACAAATTCTGTTGCCAGAACCTTTTCATGGCTCGCTGTACTTGGAAGAGAAGGCCTGGTGAATAATCTATTGGCAGCACTTGGAATACTTGACAATCCTGTGAGGCTCTTGTACACACCCGGTGCAGTTTTTTTCGGTCTGTTACAACTTTTCCTTCCGCTGATGATAATATCTCTTGTAAGCGCACTTGAAAACCTTCCAAAAGAAGTACCCCTTGCAGCAAAAAGCCTTGGCGCAAACGGCTATAATTTGTTTTTTAGAATCTATCTTCCTCTAACTTCTGAAGGAATTGTTAGTGGATGTACATTGGTATTCACAGGTTGTATAACAGCTTATGTCACCCCTGCTGTACTTGGTGGAAGTCGCGTTTTGATGTTAAGCACTCTTTTATACCAAAAGGCATCAGTTACACTTGACTGGAATATGGCAACAGTTATAGCAGTGATTATGTTTCTAACCACCCTCTTAATAAATTACATTTCTCGAAAACTCAGCAATCTGGGAGTGAGCAAATGA
- a CDS encoding ABC transporter permease produces MKINRWILLALIVVLVILLGPFLVIFLASFEPTSSLRFPPTGFTLSWFKKVINMPMFQKSFLLSLRLALLSSAVSLLLGVPVAYVTARYDFRAKRFLEFITTLPVIIPGLVAGLALLRFFVLLNVFSIETTLLIGHTAIVLPYVVRSTLSSLVNLPGSIEEAARSLGANHLKTFFLIVLPNIRTGIISAFIMTFITSFNNVPVSLFLTGPGVNTLPVVMMTYMEYYYNPSIAALSTILIGATLLIVLLAQKLFGISKMM; encoded by the coding sequence ATGAAGATTAACAGATGGATTCTTCTTGCTCTAATCGTCGTTTTAGTCATCTTGCTTGGGCCGTTTCTGGTAATTTTTCTGGCATCTTTCGAACCAACTTCATCGCTCAGATTTCCTCCAACAGGCTTTACTCTGTCCTGGTTCAAAAAAGTGATTAATATGCCTATGTTTCAGAAAAGCTTTCTCCTCAGTTTGAGGTTGGCTCTACTATCTTCAGCCGTTTCGTTACTACTTGGTGTGCCAGTTGCTTATGTGACAGCAAGATATGACTTCAGGGCAAAACGTTTTCTGGAATTCATTACAACCCTGCCTGTCATAATACCCGGCTTAGTAGCCGGGCTTGCATTACTCAGATTTTTTGTGCTGTTAAATGTTTTTTCAATTGAAACAACCCTTTTGATAGGGCATACTGCAATAGTTTTACCGTATGTAGTAAGATCAACTTTGTCAAGTCTTGTAAATCTTCCTGGATCTATAGAAGAGGCAGCAAGAAGCCTTGGGGCCAACCATCTCAAAACCTTCTTTCTTATCGTCTTACCCAACATAAGAACAGGTATTATTTCAGCTTTCATAATGACTTTCATAACATCTTTTAACAATGTTCCTGTATCACTTTTCCTAACAGGACCGGGTGTTAATACACTGCCTGTCGTTATGATGACTTATATGGAATATTACTATAATCCAAGCATAGCCGCACTTTCAACCATTCTCATAGGTGCAACACTGTTAATTGTTCTTCTCGCACAAAAACTTTTTGGGATATCAAAAATGATGTGA